A single Pseudomonadota bacterium DNA region contains:
- a CDS encoding DsrE family protein, with the protein MKTLLIINDPPDDTEKCFNALRLGQAMQKTAGVELTVFLMGDAVLAARQSTSPSKIADLLNQIMGAKGNILLCGSCLDKHTMTEGDIIAGRRSTMPELAEATIKADKVLIF; encoded by the coding sequence ATGAAAACTCTGCTGATTATCAATGATCCGCCGGACGACACGGAAAAGTGCTTCAATGCGTTGCGCCTGGGTCAGGCCATGCAAAAAACGGCTGGAGTTGAGCTGACGGTATTTTTGATGGGTGATGCGGTGCTGGCTGCTCGTCAGTCTACGTCTCCCAGCAAGATTGCGGATCTGCTCAATCAAATTATGGGAGCCAAGGGCAACATTCTTTTATGTGGAAGCTGCCTAGACAAACATACGATGACAGAAGGGGATATTATTGCCGGTCGTCGCAGTACAATGCCAGAATTGGCTGAAGCAACGATAAAGGCTGACAAGGTCCTCATCTTCTAG